The Toxotes jaculatrix isolate fToxJac2 chromosome 17, fToxJac2.pri, whole genome shotgun sequence genomic interval TGCCTGCCTTGCTTAATGACAATTGTTGACTGTTGCCGAGTGTTGCATCATGATCATTTTCCTGCGATTTATCTGTGactaaataaaaacttttcCTGTATTTTTAGTGCATATGTGCTGTTTTAAATTTGACAATTCATTCTCTCCAGTTTCACAACATTTCCAtcatataaattatataaatgatCTGCATCAGGAATATTAGACCCGAGAATCACTCACCGCTGAGCCCAGTGCCTCTCTGGAAGTGGGGTGCGGACAGGTCATCCATAGACCTTCTTAGAGGTGCTATCTTTCCTTCTTGTGCTTTGTGTAAGTGGTCGTAAGGGTGGTGGTCAGGACTACCAGCGCTCCCGGTACTGGACGTGCTACTACCATCCCCGACGTCTCGAATCGACACCAAGCCATTCAGGTTGCTCAGGCTGCTGGACTGACTGTCAATGGAGCTCCGGGAGCCGGCTCCGCTCTTCTCCTCATCTAGCATGATAACGATTTCCTTCAGCTCCATGTTCTCCGTCCTCAGCGCTTCCTGACTggcctccagctccttcagcttTTGCTGGTACAGTCCGACGTCTTTCCACAGGACGCCAGCCGTGTAACGGCCGAACCGCTGCCACTCCCGCGAAACCTTCTTCCCCTTCTGTCGGTCGTCGTCCAGGAAGCAGCATAGCTCTCGGAGCTCCTGGTTATCGTTCTGCAGTTTCTGGTTGACCTCTTTCAGACTCCGGATCTCGTGAAGGTGGACCTGCAGGCGCCGGTTCACGTCCTTCATCATGTTTCCGTGCTCCAAC includes:
- the ccdc85ca gene encoding coiled-coil domain-containing protein 85C-A isoform X1, producing MEGDGADMSQLSEDELLMLGKEDLIWRLRRLESRNMELMLEHGNMMKDVNRRLQVHLHEIRSLKEVNQKLQNDNQELRELCCFLDDDRQKGKKVSREWQRFGRYTAGVLWKDVGLYQQKLKELEASQEALRTENMELKEIVIMLDEEKSGAGSRSSIDSQSSSLSNLNGLVSIRDVGDGSSTSSTGSAGSPDHHPYDHLHKAQEGKIAPLRRSMDDLSAPHFQRGTGLSDASVSYIRQLETKVRMLEDENKQLLSQGAAQTPSSEPSPTGLYFPPGQKPEAVVHAMKVLKVHEKLDRQNSQEHDEDLSEKEKAIVREMCNAVWRKLGDAASSKPSIQQQLSGSHFKVPS
- the ccdc85ca gene encoding coiled-coil domain-containing protein 85C-A isoform X2, which encodes MEGDGADMSQLSEDELLMLGKEDLIWRLRRLESRNMELMLEHGNMMKDVNRRLQVHLHEIRSLKEVNQKLQNDNQELRELCCFLDDDRQKGKKVSREWQRFGRYTAGVLWKDVGLYQQKLKELEASQEALRTENMELKEIVIMLDEEKSGAGSRSSIDSQSSSLSNLNGLVSIRDVGDGSSTSSTGSAGSPDHHPYDHLHKAQEGKIAPLRRSMDDLSAPHFQRGTGLSDASVSYIRQLETKVRMLEDENKQLLSQGAAQTPSSEPSPTGLYFPPGQKPEAVVHAMKVLKVHEKLDRQNSQEHDEDLSCLEKAG